TGGAAGAACGAAAGAAATAAGTGCTCAGATTACAGCTTTAAATATGACACTGGCAAATAAGGAAAACGAAAGAAAACAACTATTGGAGGATATCAATAAAAATCCTACTACAGAAATTGTACAAACAACTGTAAATCCGGTTCCAGAAACCAGTACCACAAAAGACAGCACAAGAACATTGACCCGTACAAGATATAAGCAGGTTGTTTCTAAAACAATAACATCAGTTCCGAACCCGAAAATACAGCGGCTCCAGCCCCTGGATAGTACAATCACAAATCTCAATAATCAGAGAATAAGTAAAGAGAATACTCTTCTTAGTCTTAAATCTGATCTGGAAGAGGAAATAAATCGAAAAATTGGTTTTCTGGATGAATTAAACGTTATGTCGAACATACTTAAACAATCATCAATTGCACTAATCGTGTATACCATATGGTTGCTTTTTCTGCTCATTTTGGAACTATTAATACTGATCGGTAAGGCAAATGATACTGATTCAGATTACGACAAAACCATCCAGAAGCAAATGGCTATACACTTTAGAAAGATAGAATTATTATAACTAAACAGAATATAAATGAAAAAACATCAACTCTCATTAATCACAATTTTATTACTACCACTTAGCACCTTTGCACAGAGTTCATATACTAGTGAGAACATCATATTTGGAATTATAGTAATAATTATTATTGCTTTTCTATTCTCTCTTGCAATAAGAGAAGTCTTGACCTGGTATTGGAAAATCAATGATTTATTAAAAAATCAGGTCACACAAATCAGATTGCAAACAGAAACAAACAACTTACTTTCTAAACAGCTTACATTAACAAAATCACAAGCTGAATTAATTATTGAACCAGAGAAAACAACTGCCGAAATAAACAATAATTAACTCGTTTTTTTAATCATTCAATAGGCAATGTGCTCCTGGTTTATTAATTATACAGTAGCAAATTGCCTTTTCTGTTTGATCTTTTTTCCTTTTGTATGTAATCAATTATATCTGACTTTACCACCACATTTTATTGATCAATAGTTTATTAAATTAATCCTGATATGGACGACACAAAAAAGTGTCTGCTCCCTTCTTCTTAAAGACCAGGAACAGACGATTAAAGATAATGACCGCTATTGCTGCAAATCTAAGTTAACTTGATTTTTGCCTCGTCCAGTTTCATTACAACCTCATTCAAAATTTCAGCATGTTTATACAAATCATCAACAGACTCCAATTCATGCCTGATTTCCTTCTTGTTTTCGTCCAGTACGGCTAGATATTTTTTATTATTCAGATATAAACGGCATATGGTTTTACGGTTATTGTCATCTAATAGAATAGCAAAATAGGAAAGTGCATCTCTGTAAGTAATTCTTTTCGGATCTACAGTTTCTCTGAGAATGGATTTTACGACAAAGAATCCTTCGATCTCTTCTTCGGTAGTAACAATTCCGGATTCAGGATCATTACTAATAATTTCTTCGGTTTTAATAGTCTCTGCTACGCCTTTATCCTTTTCCTGGTTAAGTGCAGATTTCAATCGCTCACTGATTGCATCGCTGATTAGTTGATTAAAAGAACGTTTGATAATTGGCGCAAATTGTTCTTTAACCTTAACCGTGATTACCTTTGGATATACCTGTTTAGTAAAGAAAGTGATGAAACCATCCGAGGGGTCAGCAATCTCTTTATGCAAGAGGCTTTTTAGTTCATTCAGATATTTTAGCTCACTGGCGGTATTGGTTATGTTCTCTACATCAAAATATGACTTGTGGAATTTCTTTAATTCCGCAACTTCAGCATCTTTAATTTCAGTCAATTTGAATTCGAAGAATGGAGTGCCATCCATTTTGTTTTTTTCAACCAGATCTGTATAAAAGCGATATACTAATCCATTAGTCAGCAAACCAAATTTAGCTTTTGTAGTATGAAAATATCTAAACAGCTGAGAGTTATGGGGATCTAAGTTTTCCAGATGATGCTTACATTCGATTAATATTGTCGGCTCACTATCTTTCATAATTGCATAATCAACCTTCTCTCCTTTTTTAATACCCAAATCAGCAATATATTCAGGATTAACCTCAAAAGGGTTAAAGACATCATACCCCATAATCTGGATGAATGGCATGACCAAAGCATTTTTTGTCGCTTCTTCTGTTTGTATTTGAGGTAACATCTTCTCGACACGAGATGCTAACTGTATAATCTGATCTTTAAAATCCATTTGATTTTTATTTAGTAATTAATAATTCTTGTATTGAGAATCCGGCAGGACAACGATCAATGTTCCCAACCGCATAAAGTCCTACCTTTAATTCTGGCCTGCTCTATTGTTACTTTGAGGATTCTATGCTGGCAATTCCTTAAACCCCTGCAATTAGAAGAATAATGGTATCTTGCTGCAGTACTACTATCACAGATATAAACTATGCCCGAGTCTGTACACGTAAAACCGCTGAAAAAGAGAAACGCTGATAATAAAATTATCTTCATAACTGTATTATTTAATTATTGAACTGATCAAAAATATACAGCACAGAGGTCTTATCCTTACGGGAACCCGTAAACTGATAGGTGGTTTTTATCAAAAAAGGAGATTACTCCACATACAACAACCATGTTGAACCTGGAATAACCTCCCTTATCATTTTAATATTATTGTACTTCAGATATATACTTCTGCTATCGTGTATGACAGTCTTCCGAGCATATTTTACAGCCATCAGCTGTCGGGTAATACCATTTTGCTGCTATAACTGCGTCGGTACAGTTATAAAATTCACCTAAATATCTTCGGTTCTGCAAAATGGGCAGATATGTGCAGGACTCATTGTGAACCTCATGATCACCACTACGCTGTGCTTTTTCGTTTACGTAAAATCGCTTTTTCATTTCTATAATATTTTAATAGTTTAACTACCCAAAAGTATTAGAGATACCGATTGCTTCCTTACGTGAAACCGTAACGTACTAAATTATTCCCATATCTTTACAATAGGCAATTAATTGTTCATTGTTGGAAAACCCCAATACTTCTTTAATCAGATTAAAACGTTTTTCAACACTACTCAAACCTGACGGTTTGATATTGTTTTGCTGTAAATAGACTGGAATTTCCTTTTGCTTTACTCCTCCTGAAAGCAAGGAAATAATGGTAATATCGTAATCGGTTAATTCATAAGAATTTTTCTCTTTGATAGTCTGTTTTAAATCGACAGAAATGTACTTCCCACCTTTGGAGATAATATCTATAGCACGCTTAAGATCTTTTGCATCATTACGTGCTTTACGCACATAAGCATTTATAGCTAAATCCTTAAAAAGAGTATCAATGACAGCAGGCTTGTTCTCTGCAGAGAAAACAATTATTTTCAGATCCGGCTGCAGATTTCTTACAGCATTTATCAATGCTGTACCTCCAGATATTTTTTGCTTGTTATGATCTTCTTCAAATGAAAGATCAGTAAGGAGTAAGTCATAAGGATCATTAGTATTAAGGGCCTTTTGTATTCGCGCTAATGCGTCATCGCAATAAAATACATAATGGGCATCTAATATCCCCAGATCTGCCAACGTCTTCTGTACAGAGATATTGGAGCTTTCGTGGTCTTCAGCAATTAATATTTTTTTGAACATCATTTATCTATCAGTTTAAGAAACAGGAAATGAAATCTGAACTTTCAATCCTTTTTCGGCTTTTATGCCAAAGTTAATTTCTCCATGAATGCTTTTTATACGGGTTCCCGTATTCGTAAGCCCATTTTTAAATTGTTCTTCTTCTGCTATACCAATCCCATTATCTGAATAATAGATGTTTATGCAATTATTCGTTTGTTCAAACTTAACCGCAACATTACTTGCCTTACTATGTTTACTCATGTTAACCATAAGTTCCTGAAGGATATGCTCAATCTCGATTTTAATCTGTATGCTCACTTTTAACCATAAGTCTGCAGTATTACCCACTAGTACAATTCTGATAGTTTCTGTAGCAAAAGACCTGAGTAAATCTGATAGCTTAACATGGAAATTCTGGTCTGTAAATCCGAGTTCCTCATATGATATATCCCGGGATTTTTCATACATATTTTCTAATTTATCCAGTATAGAATTCCGATCTAAACTTTCCTGATTTTCGATTTCCGTCATTACCCGATATAATCCGTTCGCAACTACATCATGTACTTTTTTTGATGTTTTCAGCTTATTTTCACGAACGGTATTCTGAGCTTCCATTTCAAGTCTCTGCTTTCTTTTCTTATACCAGATAATACTGATCCCTGAGCCTCCGATAAGCAATAAAAAAGTACTGAAAAGCAGAATTCTTTGTTTGATAATCTGGTATTTTTTCTCTGTATTATCTTTCTGAAGTTTTAAATTATCAGACTTATTCTTTTCCACTTCATAACGGATAAGTGCAAATTGATTTTTGGCACTGTTACGTGCAAATTTTAAACTATCATCCAATTTCTGATAGGTTTTAAAATAAGCTTTGGTTTCTACAGGAGGACTAAGCTGTATTAACTTTCTCAAAGCGTCTATCTGATCATCAGGGCTTTTTATTTCTTTTGTTACCTGGTACCATCGGTGAGCATAAATCAATGCGGAATCAGGTCGTATAGTTGTATAGTAGTCAGTAAGGTGAGAATAGCTCGCATTTTGCCCCCAGATATCGTTTTGTTTTTTACGAATATCCAATGCTTTTAAAAAGTAAGGAGCAGCCTTATAGTCAGGATTCTGAAGCCATTTTGTTTTGGTTACATTGGAGAGTGCCCTTGCATATTCTTTCTGACTTTCCCCCGTACCGGTGATAATTTCATTATAAATCTTAATAGCCTGTGCATATTTTTTTGTCTTCTGATATACCAAAGCCTTATTATTTAAAATCATTAAATTAAAAACTTTGTTATTAGAGTATTTTTCTGCTTTATCGTAATATTCTATTGCCAGGTCAAAATTTTTAAAGTTTTGAACGTTTAATCCCAATTCATTATAATCAGAAGATAAACAGTTGAAATGTTTCTCCTTTTTATCATTCAAAAATTTTAAGGAGATCATCAGACTTTCCTGTGCGCCAAAATAATCACCAGCATTAGATTCTATAACAGCCATTTGATTATAAGCTATAGCTATTTCTAAACTATCCCTGGAATTTGCAGCAACCTTATTAAAATAATAAAAAGCTGAATCACTGTTCTTGCTCAGAAAGGATTCAGCTTTATCAAAATAGGTATCCTTAACTAAAGGAATGGGATTATGCTTTTTATTACAAGCAATAATACTTAATGTAAAAACTATGAGAATAATTGTTCTTTTCAAAGTTGAGAGGCTTTGCTCAAATATAAATAAATTAAGGCAGTAAAAACTGCCTTAATTTATGAGCTAAGGTCTTCCCGGCGGAATATGTGCTCCTTCACCTCCTGTATCGTCCATTTCGCTTTGCGCTGAAACTGTAATATTATCGTTAGTACTGTGCGTAGTAGTGGTAGTATGTCCAGGGCATGCCAATCCCAATAAAAAGGCAAATATTAATTCTAACATGATTCAAAAATTTAAAAATGAAATACTTCGTAGTTCTCCGCGAAACCTATCGCGGAGGCTGCTACAACTGAATTAAGAAGCGCTTCTTAAATTTTTGGGAAGTGTGAGAATCAATTGCGGGAGCTAATAACTGCTTCCCAAACCGGATATTAACTCCCGCTCTTTCATCTCTTTTAGAAATCAGTTTTGTACATTTACTGCGATAGCGAATCGAAGCTTTAATTGATTTCTGAGACAAATGTAATGGGACATAAAACCCTATCTATCAAAGTATTCCGATCATTCCGATCATTCTGAATGAATTCCGGAAATGCTTATGGGATTCCGTAAATTCCGCTTATTTTTATTCAATAATTTTGGAAAATGTTTGAAGATTATAAAGAAAAGGTAATTCTTACCTATCAGGAAAAGAGGGACGCCGGCGCCATTTCTGTTAATTTGCTGCGCCCGTCTCCGGGGAAAATAAAAGATGAATGTCTTATTGTTTATCAAGAGAGGTGCTCAAAGAAAGACGAAAGGGCATTCAGGTTATTTTTTGGTCCAAAAGATCATATAACTGATTATGGTCAAAGTATCAGTAAATTAGAGATTGATAAATTCAGACCGTTAATGAACTTCATGAACAGAAGAACAAATGTTACTGAAGATAAGAACATTGAACTCCTTGCCTGGCTGATAGACTTTGAGCCACGACCATATCAGATCTGGAATAACTTTAAGGGGGATCCAACAACGTTGACCGCTTCGGAAATCATCAATGAGCCTGCAACAGCCGTGGACAATAACTTTCAACCATTCACATCTCTGTATAGACCAGAAGACACTGAAGACAAAGAGACTAAAGTTCATATAGCCGGTATTTCAACAACAGAAACCGAAATTAAAGAAGAGACAGAGACAACTAATCACGAAATTCAATCTCTTTTTGAAAACCAGGGCGTATCGCATAAAAAAGGTTCGAAGATCAGAAAGACTATTACTTCTTTTATGATTATTCTGGCAGCAAGCGGTGGAACCTATCAGTTGGCAAGTTTACAAAATCAGGAATGTATGTATTGGACGGGCGACCATTACAAGCGTATCTCCTGTAATCAAAAGGTCAAGGATGCAACTGTGCTTGCACTAGATACCGCAAAAGCTGCTCATTTAAGAAAAATTACGCAGCCGGATACGCTTACGCAGAGTTCTGTAGGTAAAGTATGGTATACAAAAATAGATGGCGAATTAGAATTTTATACTGCAGATGGCTATCATCCGATGTATAATGATGTAAGATTAAAGCCAATTACAGTTTACATGTTAAATAAATACATACTCCGGAAATAATATAGTATACTAACCCATCTGTTTCCATTTCACGAATAATTTGTTTCAAAAGAATCAGTGGAAATTGCAAGATCCATACATCCTATTGCTTTTCGGGCACAGGTAACAAGGTCTTGATAACTTTTAACTAATTCGTTCATTTACCACTAAGAAAAGCGGGTTTTGTATTTTTGTAATTAATTGCAGCTGTTGTTCCTGCTGTAACATCTATCGTAACGCCACTTATTTTTCCTGCCATATCTGAGCCTAAAAAAACAGCAGTATTTGCAATATCCTGCATTAATGGTAATTGATTGAGCATGGTATCATCCACAATTTTCTGCAGGAAAGATTTAGCTTCATCACTTCCGGTAACTATAAGTTCTTTAAACGGACGTGAATCTGGAGAACCAGCCGACCTGATATTAACAACCCTCACACCAAATGAACCAAGTTCTGCTGCCAGGTCCCTTGAAAGACTCTCTATTGCACAACATAGTGGACCAAAACCGCCAACCATCGCATATCCAATCCCGCCCGGAGTTGCTGTTAAGGAAAGTATTACTCCCGATTTTTGATTTTTCATAATTCTACCTGCTGCTGTCATAGTCAGAAATTGAGTATGCATCGCATCATGAACAGGTGAAATAAAATCTTTGAGAGACATCTCGATTAATGGAATGTTCTGCACATTTTTAATTCCTATTAAATTGAAAGATATGTCAACAGTGCCGGCCTTGTCATGAACAAATTCAATGTGTTTTCTGATAGACTCCTCGTCCATGGCATCAACAATTCCAGCATCAGCTTTACCGCCTGCTGCAATAATTTGGTCAGCAACCTGCCTGGCAATCGTTAAATTTTTGTTGGTTACAAAAACAGTTGCGCCAGCTGTGGCCAGGGATTGGGCAACAGCTCCTCCCAGGGAAGAGCCTGCTCCATAAACAATTGCATTTTTATTTTGAAGTATCATAATTATAATTTGCTGAGATATTATTCAATATAAAGCTATGTGTAAGCTCATTGTAAATACGGGTGTAAAACAGACAATATCAGGTGGAGAATGTGACAAAACCGGAGATGTATCACATGGAGCATTATCTAAGAAAAGACAGTATGAAAGAAATTGTTTTAGCGATCAAAAAATAAATAATAAAGGGTATTTTTGAGTACGAAAAAGAAGTTATGAAGAAAATAGGATTTTTATCGTTCGGGCATTGGTCTGACCATCATGCCTATAAGACCCGTACTGCGAGTGATACATTGCTTCAATCTATAGATCTGGCTGTCGCTGCCGAAGAAATTGGTTTAGATGGCGCCTATTTTCGTGTGCATCATTTTGCAGCTCAGTTAGCCTCGCCATTTCCTTTACTTTCGGCAATCGGCGCCAAAACAAGCAAAATAGAGATTGGAACAGGGGTAATTGATATGCGTTATGAAAATCCGCTTTATATGGTGGAAGATGCCGGAGCTGCGGATTTAATTTCAGAGGGTCGATTGCAATTGGGAATCAGCAGAGGTTCGCCGGAACAGGTAATTGATGGGTGGCGCTATTTTGGATATGAACCCGCTGAAGGAGAAACTGATGCAGACATGGGACGCCGTAAAGCGATGGAATTCCTGGATAAATTAAAAGGCGTTGGATTTGCCCAGCCTAATCCATACCCAATGTTTCCGAATCCACCAGGCCTGCTACGTCTGGAACCATATTCGAAAGGACTGCGAGAACGCATCTGGTGGGGAGCTGCTTCCAACGCTACTGCTGTTTGGGCTGCCGAAAACGGAATGTATCTTCAAAGTTCTACTTTGAAGCAAGATGAAAGTGGCAAACCTTTTCATATACAGCAAGCTGAGCAGATCAGATTGTATAAAGATGCCTGGAAAAAAGCAGGACACAGTCGCGAACCGAGGATTTCGGTAAGCCGGTCTATTTTCGCATTGGTAAACGATCAGGATCGCTATTTCTTTGGTGAAGAAACTAACCGGGTTGATAAAATCGGAATGATTGAATCGGACAAACGTGCCATTTTTGGTAGAAGCTATGCCGCAGAGCCAGATCAACTTATAAAGGAGTTAGCTGAAGATGAAGCTATTCAAGAGGCAGACACGATTCTTTTAACAATACCCAATACATTAGGGGTTGATTATAATGTACATGTACTTTCTTCTATTTTGGAGCATGTCGCCCCCGGATTGGGTTGGCGCTAAACCATTAGTTAAGTGCTGTAATATCCTTATAGCACTTAACTAAATCAAGGATACTTACCATATAAGACTGGCAATAATCCTACCTGAATGATAATAACACTAAATTCCCAACCTGCTTAATTCCGGATCGTTTCCGTTATTCTTCAGAATTTTACTCTTAACATTACGCTTCCCACTGAAATTATATCTGAACGTTACCCGAAACCTTCTGGTGTCACGTTTAATCACGCTGGTCGAAATAGTAGGTAACTCATTTGTTCTGACTATCATGTTTGAATCATAGAAAATATCACTCACATCAAACTTCAGTGAAGCTCTGTTTTTCCAAAAAGTTTTCTTAATTCCTGCAGAAAGATCAGAAAATCCACCTATATCATACAGTCCGTCAAAGAAAGATGAATAATAATAAAAGTTTAATTCAGCAGACCAATTATGCTTAAAGCTAAATGCGTTATAAGCACTTACCGTATAATAATATTTAGATTTCTTCATCACAATAGCGGGATTCAACGCGGAAGGAAATTTCAAATCCTTATAGAAACCATTGATCCCTATGTTAGCGTTCCAGCGTGATGTTAATTTCAATGGAACATCTAAAGAAGCTGATAGCAGATGACTTTTCAAAAAATTCATTTGTGTAGCGGTAAAACGTAATGAAGCAGGATCATACAGATACAAATCACTAATTGCATCATTTGTAATCGTATACCCTACTCTCAAACTATAATCCTTATAAATCTGATTTAAAAAAAAGCTGTTCGCATATTCTGGTTTAAGCAGCGGGTTTCCACGTTGAGTGGTATAATTATCAATATATAATTCAAATGGGATCAGTTTTTCGTAAGCTGGCCTGCTTATATTTCTCGCATAGCCTATGGAAGATGAAAAATCGGTATTCCACTTGTAATCCAATCTCAGATTCGGAAATAATCTGAAATA
This portion of the Pedobacter lusitanus genome encodes:
- a CDS encoding tetratricopeptide repeat-containing sensor histidine kinase, which translates into the protein MKRTIILIVFTLSIIACNKKHNPIPLVKDTYFDKAESFLSKNSDSAFYYFNKVAANSRDSLEIAIAYNQMAVIESNAGDYFGAQESLMISLKFLNDKKEKHFNCLSSDYNELGLNVQNFKNFDLAIEYYDKAEKYSNNKVFNLMILNNKALVYQKTKKYAQAIKIYNEIITGTGESQKEYARALSNVTKTKWLQNPDYKAAPYFLKALDIRKKQNDIWGQNASYSHLTDYYTTIRPDSALIYAHRWYQVTKEIKSPDDQIDALRKLIQLSPPVETKAYFKTYQKLDDSLKFARNSAKNQFALIRYEVEKNKSDNLKLQKDNTEKKYQIIKQRILLFSTFLLLIGGSGISIIWYKKRKQRLEMEAQNTVRENKLKTSKKVHDVVANGLYRVMTEIENQESLDRNSILDKLENMYEKSRDISYEELGFTDQNFHVKLSDLLRSFATETIRIVLVGNTADLWLKVSIQIKIEIEHILQELMVNMSKHSKASNVAVKFEQTNNCINIYYSDNGIGIAEEEQFKNGLTNTGTRIKSIHGEINFGIKAEKGLKVQISFPVS
- a CDS encoding DUF4407 domain-containing protein, whose amino-acid sequence is MRKLQIWWLKLCCFLTGYNFYILSNCSEVSTRKVKKYASALLIVTTVWAFVGYSFCDRYIKLGITGSVLGSVIAVLIIVQIERQILLADKTNRSLKLTRLGLAILMSIVGSLIIDQIIFKDDIEKYKIAENQKQVDLLMPGRTKEISAQITALNMTLANKENERKQLLEDINKNPTTEIVQTTVNPVPETSTTKDSTRTLTRTRYKQVVSKTITSVPNPKIQRLQPLDSTITNLNNQRISKENTLLSLKSDLEEEINRKIGFLDELNVMSNILKQSSIALIVYTIWLLFLLILELLILIGKANDTDSDYDKTIQKQMAIHFRKIELL
- a CDS encoding type I restriction endonuclease, yielding MDFKDQIIQLASRVEKMLPQIQTEEATKNALVMPFIQIMGYDVFNPFEVNPEYIADLGIKKGEKVDYAIMKDSEPTILIECKHHLENLDPHNSQLFRYFHTTKAKFGLLTNGLVYRFYTDLVEKNKMDGTPFFEFKLTEIKDAEVAELKKFHKSYFDVENITNTASELKYLNELKSLLHKEIADPSDGFITFFTKQVYPKVITVKVKEQFAPIIKRSFNQLISDAISERLKSALNQEKDKGVAETIKTEEIISNDPESGIVTTEEEIEGFFVVKSILRETVDPKRITYRDALSYFAILLDDNNRKTICRLYLNNKKYLAVLDENKKEIRHELESVDDLYKHAEILNEVVMKLDEAKIKLT
- a CDS encoding response regulator — translated: MMFKKILIAEDHESSNISVQKTLADLGILDAHYVFYCDDALARIQKALNTNDPYDLLLTDLSFEEDHNKQKISGGTALINAVRNLQPDLKIIVFSAENKPAVIDTLFKDLAINAYVRKARNDAKDLKRAIDIISKGGKYISVDLKQTIKEKNSYELTDYDITIISLLSGGVKQKEIPVYLQQNNIKPSGLSSVEKRFNLIKEVLGFSNNEQLIAYCKDMGII
- a CDS encoding SDR family NAD(P)-dependent oxidoreductase; translation: MILQNKNAIVYGAGSSLGGAVAQSLATAGATVFVTNKNLTIARQVADQIIAAGGKADAGIVDAMDEESIRKHIEFVHDKAGTVDISFNLIGIKNVQNIPLIEMSLKDFISPVHDAMHTQFLTMTAAGRIMKNQKSGVILSLTATPGGIGYAMVGGFGPLCCAIESLSRDLAAELGSFGVRVVNIRSAGSPDSRPFKELIVTGSDEAKSFLQKIVDDTMLNQLPLMQDIANTAVFLGSDMAGKISGVTIDVTAGTTAAINYKNTKPAFLSGK
- a CDS encoding LLM class flavin-dependent oxidoreductase; this translates as MKKIGFLSFGHWSDHHAYKTRTASDTLLQSIDLAVAAEEIGLDGAYFRVHHFAAQLASPFPLLSAIGAKTSKIEIGTGVIDMRYENPLYMVEDAGAADLISEGRLQLGISRGSPEQVIDGWRYFGYEPAEGETDADMGRRKAMEFLDKLKGVGFAQPNPYPMFPNPPGLLRLEPYSKGLRERIWWGAASNATAVWAAENGMYLQSSTLKQDESGKPFHIQQAEQIRLYKDAWKKAGHSREPRISVSRSIFALVNDQDRYFFGEETNRVDKIGMIESDKRAIFGRSYAAEPDQLIKELAEDEAIQEADTILLTIPNTLGVDYNVHVLSSILEHVAPGLGWR